In Cuculus canorus isolate bCucCan1 chromosome 8, bCucCan1.pri, whole genome shotgun sequence, a single genomic region encodes these proteins:
- the LRRC40 gene encoding leucine-rich repeat-containing protein 40 has product MAARRARAADLRAGFRAAEPGPAVPQGLLRAARKSGQLNLSGRGLGEVPQHVWRINLDTPEEAHQNLSFGAADRWWEQTDLTKLLLASNKLQSLSEDVRLLPALTVLDVHDNQLTSLPSALGQLENLQKLDVSHNKLRSIPEELLQLSCLKSLLLQHNELSHLPDGFGQLVSLEELDVSDNHLTDIPTSFALLVNLVRLNLACNQLKNLPADISAMKSLRQLDCTKNYLETVPSKLATMASLEQLYLRKNKLRSLPEFPSCKLLKELHAGENQIEILNAENLKHLNSLSVLELRDNKIKSVPDEITLLQKLERLDLSNNDISRLPYTLGNLPQLKFLSLEGNPLRTIRRDLLQKGTQELLKYLRSKIQDDVTSPSGEPPVTAMTLPSESRVNMHAITSLKLLEYSEKQAAVIPDEMFDAVGSNPVTTVNFSKNQLNEIPPRIVELKDSVCDVNLGFNKISSVSSEFCMLHKLTHLDIRNNFLTSLPEGMEALTQLLVINLSFNRFKVFPSVLYRIVALETILLSNNQVGSIDPLQLKKMERLGTLDLQNNDLLQVPPELGNCETLRTLLLEGNPFRTPRAAVLAKGTAAVLEYLRSRIPT; this is encoded by the exons ATGGCGGCACGGAGAGCGCGGGCTGCGGACCTCCGCGCGGGGTTCAGGGCGGCGGAGCCGGGCCCTGCTGTGCCGCAGGGACTGCTGCGGGCGGCCCGCAAGAGCGGGCAGCTCAACCTGTCAGGCCGCGGGCTGGGCGAGG TGCCTCAACACGTGTGGCGGATAAATTTGGATACTCCAGAGGAAGCTCATCAGAATCTCTCCTTCGGTGCTGCCGATCGCTGGTGGGAGCAAACGGATCTGACCAAGCTGCTGCTGGCCTCCAACAAGCTGCAGTCTCTGTCCGAGGACGTCAGGCTGCTGCCCGCGCTCACCGTCCTGGAT GTGCATGATAATCAACTGACATCACTTCCTTCTGCGTTAGGACAATTGGAAAACCTTCAGAAACTTGATGTCAG CCACAACAAACTGAGAAGTATCCCggaagagctgctgcagttGTCATGTTTGAAGAGCCTTCTTCTTCAGCACAATGAGCTGAGTCACTTACCGGATGGATTTGGACAGCTTGTCAGTTTAGAAGAATTA GATGTGTCTGACAACCATCTCACAGACATTCCAACAAGTTTTGCTTTGCTCGTTAACTTAGTGCGACTCAATTTGGCTTGCAATCAACTTAAGAACCTGCCTGCAGATATCAGTGCGATGAAAA GCTTACGACAGCTGGATTGTACTAAAAACTACCTGGAAACTGTACCTTCCAAATTAGCGACTATGGCATCTTTGGAACAACTTTatctgaggaaaaataaattacgTTCCTTACCAGAATTTCCCTCATGCAAATTACTGAAG GAATTACATGCTGGTGAAAATCAGATCGAAATATTAAATGCAGAGAATCTGAAGCATCTGAATTCCCTCTCTGTATTGGAACTTAGAGACAACAAGATAAAATCAGTTCCTGATGAAATTACTCTGCTTCAGAAGCTGGAACGACTTGACCTCTCCAACAATGATATCAGTAG ATTGCCTTACACACTGGGGAACCTTCCGCAGTTGAAATTCCTGTCGTTAGAGGGAAATCCTTTGAGAACCATTCGAAGAGACCTTCTGCAG aaaggcACCCAGGAACTTCTGAAATATCTAAGAAGCAAAATCCAAG ATGATGTCACTAGCCCAAGTGGAGAGCCTCCTGTGACAGCCATGACTCTTCCCAGTGAGTCAAGGGTTAACATGCACGCCATAACTTCACTAAAATTGTTGGAATATAG TGAGAAACAGGCAGCTGTGATTCCTGATGAAATGTTTGATGCAGTTGGAAGCAATCCTGTCACCACTGTCAACTTCAGCAAAAACCAGTTGAATGAAATTCCTCCAAG GATTGTGGAGCTGAAGGACTCGGTTTGTGATGTCAACCTTGGCTTCAATAAAATCTCATCCGTTTCCTCAGAGTTTTGCATGCTCCATAAATTGACACATTTGGATATCAG AAACAATTTTCTGACATCTTTACCTGAAGGAATGGAGGCACTGACACAACTGCTCGtgataaatctttcttttaatag atTTAAAGTATTCCCCAGTGTCCTGTATCGGATTGTAGCACTGGAGACCATCCTGCTCAGTAACAATCAGGTGGGATCCATAGAccctctgcagctgaagaaaatggagAGGCTGGGAACACTGGACCTTCAGaataatgacctcctccaggtgcCACCAGAACTCGGAAACTGCGAAACTCTGAG
- the SRSF11 gene encoding LOW QUALITY PROTEIN: serine/arginine-rich splicing factor 11 (The sequence of the model RefSeq protein was modified relative to this genomic sequence to represent the inferred CDS: deleted 1 base in 1 codon): protein MLGRAGAVPARSRGQAHAQERPRAREPARARALARSIVGYCGPGRLQRSGGAMASSSGTDVIQVTNVSPSASSEQMRTLFGFLGKIEELRLFPPDDSPLPVSSRVCFVKFHDPDSAVVAQHLTNTVFVDRALIVVPYAEGVIPDETKALSLLAPANAVAGLLPGGGLLPTPNPLSQIGAVPLAALGAPALDPALAALGLPGANLNSQSLAADQLLKLMSTVDPKLNHVAAGLVSPNLKSDTSSKEIEEAMKRVREAQSLISAAIEPDKKDEKRRHSRSRSRSRRRRTPSSSRHRRSRSRSRRRSHSKSRSRRRSKSPRRRRSHSRERSRRSRSTSKTRDKKKEDKEKKRSKTPPKSYSTTRRSRSTSRERRRRRSRSGTRSPKKARSPKRKMSRSPSPRRHKKEKKKDKDKERSRDERERSTSKKKKSKDKEKDRERKSESDKDVKVTRDYDEEEQGYDSEKEKKEEKKMADSSSPKMKESATEKGSGDSSRESKVNGDDHHEEDMDMSD from the exons ATGCTGGGCCGCGCAGGCGCTGTCCCCGCGCGCTCCCGGGGCCAAGCGCATGCGCAGGAGAGGCCGCGGGCCCGTGAGCCTGCGCGGGCCCGCGCGCTGGCGCGGAGCATTGTGGGATACTGCGGCCCGGGCAGGCTG CAGCGGAGCGGCGGCGCAATGGCTTCGAGCAGTGGCACCGACGTGATCCAGGTCACCAACGTCTCCCCCAGCGCCAGCTCCGAGCAGATGCGGACGCTTTTCGGCTTCCTAGGAAAGATCGAGGAGCTGCGCCTCTTTCCCCCGGA tgattCTCCTTTGCCTGTTTCATCGCGTGTCTGTTTTGTAAAGTTCCATGATCCCGACTCAGCAGTTGTGGCCCAGCATCTGACAAACACTGTATTCGTTGACAGAGCGTTGATAGTCGTACCATATGCAGAAG gAGTTATTCCTGATGAGACTAAGGCTTTGTCTCTCTTGGCACCAGCTAATGCTGTGGCAGGTCTTCTGCCTGGAGGTGGACTCCTGCCTACTCCCAACCCACTTTCTCAG ATTGGTGCTGTTCCTTTAGCTGCTTTAGGAGCTCCTGCTCTTGATCCTGCCCTAGCTGCCCTTGGGCTTCCTGGAGCAAACTTAAACTCTCAG tCTCTTGCAGCAGATCAACTGCTAAAACTTATGAGCACAGTGGATCCAAA GTTGAACCATGTAGCTGCAGGTCTTGTTTCACCAAATCTGAAATCGGATACCTCCAGTAAAGAAATAGAAGAAGCTATGAAAAGAGTACGAGAAGCACAGTCATTAATTTCTGCTGCTATAGAGCCag acaaaaaagatgaaaagagaaggCATTCAAGGTCAAGGTCACGctcaaggaggaggaggacaccCTCTTCATCAAGACACAG ACGGTCAAGGAGCAGATCAAGGAGAAGGTCCCATTCAAAATCAAGAAGCAGGAGGCGATCTAAAAGTCCGAGGCGAAGAAGATCTCATTccagagagaggagcagaaggtcTAGGAGCACATCCAAAACCAG ggataaaaagaaggaagacaaagaaaagaaacgCTCTAAAACTCCCCCTAAAAGCTACAGCACAACCAGACGATCAAGAAGCACAAGCAG AGAAAGACGACGTAGAAGAAGCAGGAGTGGAACACGGTCGCCTAAAAAGGCCAGGTCTCCTAAAAGGAAAATGTCCCGCTCCCCATCTCCAAGAAG acataaaaaggaaaaaaagaaggataaaGACAAGGAGAGAAGTAGAGATGAGAGGGAGCGGtcaacaagcaag aaaaaaaaaagcaaagacaaagagaagGATCGAGAACGAAAATCCGAGAGTGATAAAGATGTGAAA GTCACAAGGGATTACGACGAAGAAGAGCAAGGATACGAcagtgagaaggagaaaaaggaagaaaagaaaatggcagaCTCTTCCTCGCCTAAAATGAAGGAGTCCGCCACTGAGAAAGGAAGTGGAGATTCATCAAGGGAGTCCAAAGTGAACGGGGATGATCATCATGAAGAGGACATGGATATGAGTGACTGA